One window of the Rhodospirillales bacterium genome contains the following:
- a CDS encoding ABC transporter substrate-binding protein: MPAMIVRRILAVGLALSVLLSGAPARASAELENGAKAFIESLAKQAVDSLADPKVARPERIDRFRRMFNDSFAVEAIGRWILGRHWRTATEAERSEYLGLFEDLMVVSYVDRFAEYAGEALKVNRSIAENENTVTIFSEIVRPNGGQPVRVDWRVGRNKEAAYKIVDVVVEGTSMSNTMRSDFTSVINQKGGQVSGLIEVLREKTVALKQDAERK; encoded by the coding sequence ATGCCCGCCATGATCGTCCGCCGCATTCTCGCCGTTGGTCTTGCCCTGTCGGTCCTGCTTTCGGGCGCGCCCGCGCGCGCCTCGGCCGAGCTGGAGAACGGCGCTAAGGCGTTCATCGAGTCGCTCGCCAAGCAGGCGGTCGATTCGCTCGCCGACCCGAAGGTCGCCCGGCCCGAGCGGATCGATCGTTTCCGGCGCATGTTCAACGACAGCTTCGCGGTCGAGGCGATCGGTCGCTGGATCCTGGGACGCCATTGGCGCACGGCGACCGAGGCCGAGCGCTCCGAATACCTCGGCCTGTTCGAGGACCTGATGGTCGTGTCCTACGTCGACCGCTTCGCCGAATACGCGGGCGAGGCGTTGAAGGTCAACCGTTCGATCGCCGAGAACGAAAACACGGTGACCATCTTCTCCGAGATCGTCCGCCCGAACGGCGGCCAACCGGTCCGCGTCGACTGGCGCGTCGGGCGCAACAAGGAGGCGGCCTACAAGATCGTCGACGTGGTGGTCGAGGGCACGTCCATGAGCAACACCATGCGCTCGGACTTCACTTCGGTCATCAATCAGAAGGGCGGGCAGGTATCGGGCCTGATCGAGGTCCTGCGCGAAAAAACCGTCGCCTTGAAGCAGGACGCGGAGCGGAAGTAA